From Neomonachus schauinslandi chromosome 4, ASM220157v2, whole genome shotgun sequence:
AGCCTTATTTTTGTGCCTCAACTTGTCACCTTCTGTGGGACCCGCTGGTCGTCTGAGTTCCCTCTCCAGGTCTCTGGCCTCCTGACTTTCCCCTAGTACAGGGAGGGTGCATATAGCAGAGTCACAGGCAACGTTTGTCGAATTAAAAGAGGCTGAACAGGGCGATGGGGCCTGTCCTCTGGGGTTTCTCAGGTTCCTGTAAAGCTGTACCCTAAATCGGACACAATCTATCCTGACACCAGGGCTGTCTGGTCATTTTCTCCCTGTACGTTTGTGGGGGGGAGGACGCTTTGAGCTGGACCCTGCCTTGAGGTTGCCCACCCAAAAGCAGTCATCCGTGCCGTCCGGACAAAGGCACGCGGTCACACGGGGTGTCGGGTCAGGGTCTttatggggttgggggaaggaaggagcggGTACCCGGCTGGGCCGCCCTGCTAGTCGCCCTTGGGCGCAGCCTTCACCCTCATCTCGGCCAGTTTGTGGGTGAGGAAGCCCCACTTGAAGCCGGCCACGGCGTCGGCCTCCCCCAGCTCGGGGCGCTCGGCAGCCTCCTCCGCGGCCTCATCCCCGGCTTCGGGGTCTGGCTCCGGGTTGGGATCGGCGCCGCGCAGTATGGACGCCGCTGTCgcctgctgctgctgccaccTGCTGGCGAACGCGTCCCAGAACCCCGGCCCGCGCGGCTCTGCCTCCGTCGCCGTCACCGCCTGCGAGGGGGACTGCGCCGCCAGCGGGCTGCGGGAGAAGGACGGGTGTCACTGGCCGAGGtcgggggagaggaagaagaggggagacGGGGTGCAGGCGCTAGTAGTGGGGGGGAGGAGCCAGAGGGAGGTCAGGTGACTGGGGGGCGGGAGActggaggccaggggagggctcagaggcacagg
This genomic window contains:
- the C4H1orf232 gene encoding uncharacterized protein C1orf232 homolog, which produces MNQAFWKTYKSKVLQTLSGESEEDLAEERGKPALAESEPAEPAEEAFHPVSQLARRVQGVGVKGWLTMSSLFNKEDEDKLLPPEPCADHPLAAQSPSQAVTATEAEPRGPGFWDAFASRWQQQQATAASILRGADPNPEPDPEAGDEAAEEAAERPELGEADAVAGFKWGFLTHKLAEMRVKAAPKGD